A window of Cloacibacillus sp. genomic DNA:
GCTGAACGCCTACACGGTAATGCCTGAAAAATATGCCTCCAAAGTCTTTGAGCAGTTCACGAAAGACACTGGGATCAAAGTCAACTTTATCCGCTTTTCATCGGGCGAAGCGCTCGCGCGCCTCGTAGCCGAAAAGAACAACCCGCAGGTGGACGTGCTCCTGGGCGGGCCAGCCGACGTCTACACCGCCGGACAGAAAGACAACGTATTCGCCGTCTACGTGCCGAAGCAGCAGAAACTTACGCCCGCCGAATACAGAGACCCCGGCAACCACTGGACGGGCATAGGGCTCATCCCGCTCTGCTTCCTCACCAACACGGACTTCCTCAAGAAGAACAGCCTTAAGGCGCCCGCAGCGTGGGGCGACCTGCTTGCTCCGGCCTATAAGAACGGCCTCCAGATGGCCGACGCCCGCACATCGGGCACAGCCACGGAGCGCATCTACAGCCTCATCGCCGTCTACGGCGTGGACGGAGCCTTCGACTATCAGAAGAAGCTGCATAAGAACGTTCAGCTTTACACGAAAAGCGGCGCGGGCGGCGCGCTTCCCATAGCGCAGGGCCAGGCGGCAAGCGGCGTATTCTACCTTGTCGACGCGCTCGACATCCAGCAGCAGAAATACCCCGTCGTCATCTCCTATCCCAAAGAAGGCGTAACCTTCGGCATCGAAGCGACAGGCATGATAGCCGGCGCGAAACACCCAGAAGAGGCGAAGAAATTCATCGACTGGGCGACAAGCCCGAAGCTTGGAGAGCTCTTCGTCAGCCAGAAGATAAACTACATACCGATAGTGCAGGGGGTCAAAATACAGAACCCTGCGCTCGACATGTCAAAGGTGAAGCTTCTTAAGGTCGGCGCGGAGCACAAGGGCGACGTTCGCAAAAAGTACGTCGAACGCTGGGTCAACGAAGTCATCCGCTAACATCGTGATTTTATAAAGGCTGCGCGGCACGTTCTGCGCAGCCTTTTCCTAATGCAAAGGAGCACTTATAACATGTCATCATCTTCGATGAAGAAAGACCCGGCGCTCATCCCAGTCATTACGGCGCTGTGGCTCGCGCTTGGCCTCTTCGTCATATACCCCTTTATAAAACTGCTGCTTACTACCTTCACCGTAGACGGCAGATTTACAATGGCGAACATGACGCTCGTCTTCCAAAACAGCTACGACAGGCTCGCCTTCGTAAACAGTATATGGCTTGCCATTGCGGTGGCCGCTATGGGCACCTTCCTCGGGTTCGTCTTCGCCTTCGCCGTGACGCGCATAAAACTGCCGGCCCCAGTGCGCTGGTTCATCGCCGCCGTGACCGTGCTGCCGCTCATATCGCCGCCCTTCACAAGCAGCATAGCGCTCACGCTCTCTCTTGGGCCAAACGGCATCATCTTGAAATTTCTCGGCATCCCCGATTTTAACATATACGGCTTCTGGGGAACGTGGATATCCGAATCGCTCACCTACTTTCCCGTCGCCTTCCTCACCATCACCTCCGTGCTCGCCTGCATAGACCCGAACCTTGAGGACGCGGGGCTTTCGCTCGGCGGTTCGCCGTTCAAAGTATTCCGCACGGTCACTCTGCCGCTTACGATGCCCGCCATAGCAAACGCCGTGCTTCTGCTCTTCGCCTGTTCGCTTGCGGACTTCGCGACGCCGCTTGTCCTCGCGGGGCACCAGTTCCCGGTGCTGCCGACACAGGCCTATCTGCAAATAACTGGCCTCTACGACCTAAAGGGCGGGGCCGCGCTCTCCTTTGCGCTGCTCGTTCCGGCGCTCGTCGTATTCTTCCTCCAGCGCTTCTGGGTGGGCCGCAAAAATTACGTCACAGTGAGCGGCAAATCCGGCGCGCAGACCTCCATCAAGGGAATGGGGCGGGCCGGCGAAACGGTGGTGCTTGCCATCTGCGCCGCCGTCATCTCCTTCATCCTCTTCCTCTACGCCCTCATACTTGCGGGCGCCGTCA
This region includes:
- a CDS encoding ABC transporter substrate-binding protein, whose product is MSRNHRGTFGLLTAMALVLVFCGGAFAATLNAYTVMPEKYASKVFEQFTKDTGIKVNFIRFSSGEALARLVAEKNNPQVDVLLGGPADVYTAGQKDNVFAVYVPKQQKLTPAEYRDPGNHWTGIGLIPLCFLTNTDFLKKNSLKAPAAWGDLLAPAYKNGLQMADARTSGTATERIYSLIAVYGVDGAFDYQKKLHKNVQLYTKSGAGGALPIAQGQAASGVFYLVDALDIQQQKYPVVISYPKEGVTFGIEATGMIAGAKHPEEAKKFIDWATSPKLGELFVSQKINYIPIVQGVKIQNPALDMSKVKLLKVGAEHKGDVRKKYVERWVNEVIR
- a CDS encoding iron ABC transporter permease, with product MSSSSMKKDPALIPVITALWLALGLFVIYPFIKLLLTTFTVDGRFTMANMTLVFQNSYDRLAFVNSIWLAIAVAAMGTFLGFVFAFAVTRIKLPAPVRWFIAAVTVLPLISPPFTSSIALTLSLGPNGIILKFLGIPDFNIYGFWGTWISESLTYFPVAFLTITSVLACIDPNLEDAGLSLGGSPFKVFRTVTLPLTMPAIANAVLLLFACSLADFATPLVLAGHQFPVLPTQAYLQITGLYDLKGGAALSFALLVPALVVFFLQRFWVGRKNYVTVSGKSGAQTSIKGMGRAGETVVLAICAAVISFILFLYALILAGAVTKTWGLDNSLTLDSFTYVFTHGRKAMIDTLIIACVATPIGGFLAVCIAYVTQRKNFAGRALMEVVSLLNFALPGTVVGIAYIIAFNSGPIVLTGTMSILVAAYVFRYDSAGIRSVIASLQQIDPSLEEASLSLGATSVGTFRNVTLPLVIPALIAGMKYLFIHSMTAISATIFLVSVSWSLLTARILECMTELQFGNACAFSVVLILLVFGFNGMMTLAIRAAGFNYRGQGGNK